The DNA region AGCGGTGCAGGCTGTGATTGGGCATAGCAGGGAAACCACGGCGTTTTTTGTGTCGCCCACCTGCGCCAGGGTCAAAAATTTGGATACCGTTAGCGATCGCCCACTCAATCGGCGCATAATAGCAAGCATCAAAATGTAAGCAATCTATTTCTTGAAAACTTCCCCAATAGCGTCCATAGAGTTTGTCACCTTTAAACAAACAAAAAGACATGCCTAAAGGATGAGAGTTATCTTGCTCACTATATGCAGCGATAAACAAGACTCGATGGCGATAATCGGCGTGTAGCTGCTCAAAAAACCTCCGTGTGAGATACTTGCTACCCCACCAGCCAAACTTATCACAGGTGTCAGCATAGAACTGGTACATCAAGGGAAACAAAGACTGAGGAATTTGATCCCCGCTTAGAGGTTGTAATCGTAAACCGGCTTTTTCCACTGCTTTGCGTTCCCGCTTGATGTTGCGGCGTTGATTAGCGTTGAAAACCTTCAAATAGTCATCAAAAGTTTTAAACCCAGCATTTTCCCACACGTAGCTGTGGTGCAGCCAAGTTGTAAAACCATGCCGTTCCAGCATCGGCCGCCATTGGGGATCAACGTAGAGAAAATGACACCCAGAAATTCGATTTTTGGCGCAAAAAGTGTCAATTTCATGCACCATTAGCGCGGTGATTTCGTCTTCATCTTCTCCTGGCGCAATTAAGAAGCGATAGCCTTCTGCTGGGGTAAATGGTGTCATTCCCAGCAATTTTGGGTAATATTGAACTCCGATGCGATCGGCTAACTCTGCCCATTGGTGATCGAAAACAAATTCACCAGAACTATGTCCTTTAAGATAAAGTGGCGC from Nostoc commune NIES-4072 includes:
- a CDS encoding GNAT family N-acetyltransferase translates to MEQLKPRYSVIWTNKIAEVPQNAWNALAMPLKTPFLEWEWLNNIETSHSATAKTGWLPNHLTLWRDRTLIAAAPLYLKGHSSGEFVFDHQWAELADRIGVQYYPKLLGMTPFTPAEGYRFLIAPGEDEDEITALMVHEIDTFCAKNRISGCHFLYVDPQWRPMLERHGFTTWLHHSYVWENAGFKTFDDYLKVFNANQRRNIKRERKAVEKAGLRLQPLSGDQIPQSLFPLMYQFYADTCDKFGWWGSKYLTRRFFEQLHADYRHRVLFIAAYSEQDNSHPLGMSFCLFKGDKLYGRYWGSFQEIDCLHFDACYYAPIEWAIANGIQIFDPGAGGRHKKRRGFPAMPNHSLHRFYNNRLGQIIRPYIKEVNQLEQQQIEAINAELPFSEKNA